A region of Maridesulfovibrio sp. DNA encodes the following proteins:
- a CDS encoding ABC transporter ATP-binding protein, whose amino-acid sequence MTAPILKIKNLTTSFATPGGIVKAVDNASLDLGQGETLAIVGESGCGKTVLSLSVMGLIPDPPGRITAGQVLYRDQDLVQLSEQKMQKIRGNQLSMIFQEPMTSLNPVFKIGDQIGETLRLHRGLDKYQAAEAAVEALKLVGIPNPHKRINNFPHELSGGMRQRVMIAMALVCSPEILIADEPTTALDVTIQSQILRLLDELKQKMNGSLMLITHDLGVVARVATRVAVMYAGQIVESAPILDIFKRPLHPYTQGLLNSVPRLGCRTELTPIPGNVPALLDLPKGCRFHPRCTRAFELCREQEPQLLNKEGRQVRCWLHT is encoded by the coding sequence ATGACCGCACCAATCTTAAAAATCAAGAATCTGACCACATCTTTCGCCACACCGGGCGGAATCGTCAAGGCTGTGGATAATGCCAGTCTGGACTTAGGGCAAGGAGAAACTTTAGCCATTGTAGGAGAATCCGGTTGCGGAAAGACCGTACTATCCCTCTCGGTAATGGGCCTTATCCCAGACCCGCCGGGAAGGATCACTGCAGGACAGGTTCTTTACCGAGACCAGGATCTTGTGCAGCTTTCCGAACAGAAAATGCAGAAAATTCGTGGTAACCAACTGTCCATGATCTTTCAGGAACCCATGACATCCCTTAACCCGGTGTTCAAAATCGGAGACCAGATCGGCGAAACCCTTAGGTTGCATAGAGGTCTGGATAAATACCAAGCCGCCGAAGCTGCAGTGGAAGCCCTCAAACTGGTCGGCATCCCCAATCCCCACAAACGGATCAACAACTTTCCCCACGAACTGAGCGGCGGAATGCGCCAGCGGGTCATGATTGCCATGGCTCTGGTCTGCTCGCCGGAAATCCTCATTGCCGATGAACCGACGACCGCACTGGATGTAACTATCCAATCCCAGATTTTACGTCTGCTTGATGAACTCAAGCAAAAAATGAACGGCTCTCTTATGCTCATCACCCACGATCTCGGCGTGGTAGCAAGAGTCGCAACACGGGTAGCAGTCATGTATGCAGGTCAGATTGTAGAATCCGCACCAATTCTGGATATTTTCAAGAGACCTCTGCATCCGTATACACAGGGCCTGCTTAACTCCGTACCCAGATTGGGATGCCGCACCGAGCTTACCCCCATCCCCGGTAATGTTCCGGCCCTGCTGGATCTGCCGAAAGGCTGCCGTTTTCATCCCCGTTGTACTCGTGCTTTTGAGCTCTGCCGCGAACAGGAACCGCAACTTTTAAATAAAGAAGGCAGGCAGGTGCGCTGCTGGCTGCACACTTAA
- the trmFO gene encoding methylenetetrahydrofolate--tRNA-(uracil(54)-C(5))-methyltransferase (FADH(2)-oxidizing) TrmFO yields MDKIAVIGGGLAGCECAMQLAKAEVPVVLYEMKPDKYSEAHHLPGLAELVCSNSLRSGELNTAIGVLKKEMEALDSVLMKAAMQARVPAGSALAVDREIFSRLVTEEIEQNEFITVVRKEIASLDDPELADFSKIVVCAGPLASEGLTESLISKIGEQRLYFYDAIAPIVSRDSVNMDVAFYGSRYKPEDDDYLNCPMNEEQYNSFIKELKEGDRVVPREFEKEIHFEGCLPIEEMADRGEMTLAFGPLKPVGLIDPRTEEQAYAVVQLRAENKEKTSFNLVGFQTKLKYPEQKRIFRMIPGLEDVEFLRMGSIHRNTYVNAPEVLDDKLALKADPRIHLAGQITGVEGYLESAACGLWVGRMLAEQSKGRELPAPPPETSMGALLGHLREKKKNFQPSNVQFGLMPALKKRAPKRARKELYGKRAMEIFKEWFDKNI; encoded by the coding sequence GTGGATAAAATTGCAGTAATCGGTGGCGGGCTGGCTGGTTGTGAATGTGCAATGCAGCTGGCTAAGGCGGAAGTTCCGGTAGTTCTTTATGAAATGAAGCCCGATAAATATTCCGAGGCTCATCATCTGCCCGGTCTGGCTGAGCTGGTTTGTTCCAATTCACTGCGTTCCGGTGAATTGAATACTGCTATCGGAGTGCTCAAAAAGGAAATGGAAGCCCTTGATTCCGTGCTCATGAAAGCGGCTATGCAGGCCCGCGTCCCCGCAGGTTCTGCGCTGGCCGTGGACCGTGAGATCTTTTCCAGACTTGTCACCGAGGAAATTGAGCAGAATGAATTTATCACCGTGGTGCGTAAGGAAATTGCTTCCCTCGATGATCCTGAACTTGCAGATTTTTCTAAGATCGTTGTTTGTGCCGGGCCGTTGGCTTCCGAAGGGCTGACCGAGAGTTTGATTTCCAAGATCGGAGAACAGCGTCTCTATTTTTATGATGCTATCGCGCCGATCGTCAGTCGTGATTCCGTGAACATGGATGTTGCCTTTTACGGTTCCCGCTACAAGCCTGAAGATGATGATTACCTGAACTGCCCCATGAACGAGGAGCAGTACAATTCGTTCATTAAGGAACTTAAGGAAGGCGATCGGGTAGTGCCACGCGAATTTGAAAAGGAAATTCATTTTGAAGGTTGCCTGCCCATTGAGGAAATGGCAGACCGTGGTGAAATGACCCTTGCCTTCGGTCCGCTTAAACCCGTAGGACTTATAGATCCGCGCACTGAAGAACAGGCTTATGCCGTGGTGCAGTTGCGCGCAGAAAATAAGGAAAAGACCTCTTTCAACCTCGTAGGTTTTCAGACCAAGCTCAAGTATCCGGAACAGAAGCGCATTTTCCGCATGATCCCCGGTCTTGAGGATGTAGAGTTCCTGCGTATGGGTTCAATACACCGCAATACTTACGTCAACGCCCCCGAAGTGCTGGACGATAAGCTGGCTCTCAAGGCCGATCCGCGTATCCATCTTGCCGGGCAGATTACCGGAGTGGAAGGTTACCTTGAGTCCGCAGCCTGCGGTCTCTGGGTCGGGCGTATGCTTGCCGAGCAGTCCAAGGGCAGAGAGTTGCCCGCACCGCCGCCGGAAACTTCCATGGGTGCGCTGCTTGGACATCTGCGTGAAAAGAAAAAGAATTTTCAGCCTTCCAATGTTCAGTTCGGACTTATGCCTGCCCTCAAGAAGCGCGCACCCAAACGTGCTCGTAAAGAGCTTTACGGTAAACGGGCTATGGAAATTTTTAAAGAGTGGTTTGATAAGAATATTTAA
- a CDS encoding MATE family efflux transporter has protein sequence MTNKQHPFEINPNRTLLTLAIPVLFSMVAEPLTGLVDTAFVAKLGPEPLASLGIGTIVFSSVFWVFGFLGIGTQTEVSHALGKGDLERASSLGWMAAGISAVLGFLLMLLVFPFLSSIAGMMGGEGSVRELAVDYMTYRLLGAPAVLVVLSCFGSLRGYQDMRSPLWIAVGMNAINVVLDWGLVFGIGPFPLMGVGGAALASAISQWIGAVWAVLVVRKHYGFNTGFSLADARRLFVIGGDMFVRTGCVCMFLMLCTRFATKAGAESGAAHQAIRQFFVFLALFLDAFAISGQSLVGYFVGRADRKTARKVASLVCKWSFGTGILLTIGMYLGQQPVAWLLVPQESAMVFAPAWLAVTFLQPINALSFATDGIHLGTGDFRYLRNAMLAAVLTSSAILFVVDYFHPQHMLLWIWIVAGIWTSLRALFGMIRIWPGVGAGPLVLKK, from the coding sequence ATGACAAACAAACAACATCCTTTTGAAATAAATCCGAACCGGACATTGCTGACTTTGGCGATTCCGGTTCTTTTCTCTATGGTAGCCGAGCCTTTGACCGGGCTGGTAGACACCGCTTTTGTTGCCAAACTCGGCCCGGAACCGCTGGCCTCTCTGGGAATCGGGACAATTGTATTCTCCTCCGTGTTCTGGGTTTTCGGGTTTCTCGGTATCGGTACCCAGACCGAAGTCTCACACGCTCTGGGAAAGGGCGATCTGGAACGGGCATCGTCTTTGGGCTGGATGGCTGCTGGGATTTCTGCGGTTTTGGGGTTTTTACTGATGCTCCTTGTCTTTCCTTTTTTAAGCAGTATTGCCGGAATGATGGGTGGAGAGGGAAGTGTCCGTGAGTTGGCTGTTGATTACATGACTTACCGCTTGCTTGGAGCCCCGGCGGTGCTGGTGGTGCTCTCCTGTTTCGGTTCTTTGCGCGGTTATCAGGATATGCGCTCCCCGCTGTGGATTGCGGTGGGCATGAATGCGATTAACGTGGTTCTGGATTGGGGTCTGGTTTTCGGCATAGGTCCTTTTCCGCTTATGGGCGTGGGCGGTGCTGCCCTTGCAAGTGCAATCAGTCAGTGGATCGGCGCGGTATGGGCAGTGCTGGTGGTTCGTAAGCATTACGGATTCAATACCGGGTTCAGTCTTGCTGATGCGCGCAGGCTTTTTGTGATTGGTGGGGATATGTTTGTACGTACCGGGTGCGTGTGCATGTTTCTGATGCTCTGTACCCGCTTTGCAACCAAGGCCGGAGCCGAATCCGGCGCGGCGCATCAGGCCATCCGCCAGTTTTTTGTTTTTCTGGCTCTGTTTCTGGATGCTTTTGCCATCAGCGGTCAGTCTCTAGTGGGCTACTTTGTGGGCCGTGCGGACCGGAAGACGGCGCGTAAAGTCGCTTCTTTGGTCTGTAAGTGGAGCTTCGGCACCGGAATTCTGCTGACCATCGGTATGTACTTGGGGCAGCAGCCTGTAGCCTGGCTGCTGGTGCCTCAGGAGTCGGCTATGGTTTTTGCCCCGGCATGGCTGGCGGTTACATTTTTGCAGCCTATAAACGCTCTTTCATTTGCCACGGACGGAATCCATCTGGGAACCGGGGATTTCCGTTATCTGCGTAATGCCATGCTTGCCGCGGTCCTGACGAGCTCGGCAATTCTTTTTGTGGTAGACTATTTTCATCCGCAACACATGCTGCTTTGGATTTGGATTGTAGCCGGAATATGGACCAGCCTGCGAGCCCTGTTCGGTATGATTCGCATCTGGCCCGGAGTCGGTGCCGGACCGCTTGTTTTGAAAAAATAG